A single Cnuibacter physcomitrellae DNA region contains:
- a CDS encoding glycosyltransferase family 2 protein, translating into MPKLSVVIPAYQNEAFIAAAVESVLDQDHPDFELVVADHSSTDATRRILERYLGDPRFTLLDTPTGGGAEANWRRVSAAASGELLKLLPGDDVLYPGALRAHTEALDEHPSVVLVSSPRDILDAAGRVTIRNRGLQGVARRVQPGVEAVRQTVRRGTNVFGEPGSVTMRRAVLEEAGGWDARFPYLIDQKTYSAVLFRGDYLPVDKTFGGFRVNQGQWSVALTNEQAAQAKAYHHWCRESAPDRISASDVWIGDRRAELMALARRAYYTVNGRRMRSA; encoded by the coding sequence ATGCCCAAGCTCTCCGTCGTCATCCCGGCCTACCAGAACGAGGCGTTCATCGCCGCCGCGGTCGAGTCCGTCCTGGACCAGGACCACCCCGACTTCGAGCTCGTCGTGGCCGACCACTCGTCCACCGACGCGACGAGGCGCATCCTGGAGCGGTACCTCGGCGACCCCCGGTTCACGCTGCTCGACACGCCGACCGGCGGGGGTGCGGAGGCCAACTGGCGACGGGTGTCCGCAGCCGCGAGCGGGGAGCTCCTGAAGCTCCTCCCCGGCGACGACGTGCTCTATCCCGGCGCGCTGCGGGCGCACACGGAGGCGCTCGACGAGCACCCGAGCGTGGTGCTCGTCTCGAGCCCCCGCGACATCCTCGACGCGGCCGGCCGCGTCACCATCCGCAACCGCGGGCTCCAGGGCGTGGCCCGGCGTGTGCAGCCCGGGGTCGAGGCGGTGCGGCAGACCGTCCGGCGCGGCACCAACGTGTTCGGCGAGCCGGGATCGGTGACGATGCGACGAGCGGTCCTCGAGGAGGCCGGCGGCTGGGATGCCCGATTCCCCTACCTGATCGACCAGAAGACCTACTCCGCGGTGCTGTTCCGCGGGGACTACCTCCCGGTCGACAAGACCTTCGGCGGGTTCCGGGTCAACCAGGGTCAGTGGAGCGTCGCCCTGACGAACGAGCAGGCGGCCCAGGCGAAGGCCTACCACCACTGGTGTCGCGAGAGCGCACCCGACAGGATCAGCGCATCCGACGTCTGGATCGGCGACCGGCGGGCCGAGCTCATGGCCCTGGCGCGTCGCGCCTACTACACGGTGAACGGCAGACGGATGAGGTCGGCATGA
- a CDS encoding GtrA family protein, translating into MRPDETPAERPGLLLRLVRDQRIAFLLVGATNTGFGFLVFIAFDLTLGVWVDAAAGETIGSLAVLLAAHVISVLFAFVMYRTFVFRVRGHVLRDLARFESVYLVAIGINAVILPILVNLGWNRIVAQLAILVVTTLISWFGHRGFSFRRQGEVATETEPERGRT; encoded by the coding sequence ATGCGGCCAGACGAGACCCCGGCGGAGCGGCCGGGCCTCCTCCTCAGGCTCGTCCGCGACCAGCGCATCGCCTTCCTGCTGGTGGGGGCGACGAACACCGGCTTCGGCTTCCTGGTCTTCATCGCCTTCGACCTCACCCTCGGGGTGTGGGTCGACGCCGCGGCGGGCGAGACAATCGGCTCGCTCGCCGTGCTGCTCGCCGCGCACGTGATCAGCGTGCTGTTCGCGTTCGTCATGTACCGCACGTTCGTGTTCCGGGTGCGAGGTCACGTCCTCCGCGACCTGGCGCGCTTCGAGAGCGTGTACCTCGTCGCGATCGGGATCAACGCCGTGATCCTGCCCATCCTGGTGAACCTCGGCTGGAACCGGATCGTGGCCCAGCTGGCGATCCTCGTCGTCACGACCCTCATCAGCTGGTTCGGTCATCGCGGCTTCTCGTTCCGCAGGCAGGGCGAGGTGGCGACCGAGACGGAGCCGGAGAGGGGGCGGACCTGA